From Coriobacteriia bacterium, a single genomic window includes:
- a CDS encoding thymidine phosphorylase, with the protein MSVTPTFEELIERKRDGHEHLPAEIDRIVLGYAAGEMPDYQMAAWLMATYLRGMSSEETVALTDAMVRSGRVVDLSSIPGVKVDKHSTGGVADTTTLVLAPLVAACGVPVAKMSGRGLGHTGGTLDKLESIPGFRIALDPDEFLEQVRRVGIAVIAQSPDIDPADKKMYALRDVTATVPSIPLIVGSIISKKVAGGADAIVLDVKVGSGAFMKTEADARALATELTRVGEALGRKVTCLLTDMDQPLGMAVGNSLEVVEAIETLRGDGPAALTELCLVFGAKMLVLGERAADETQAREMLRAAIDSGAASAKLAEWIAAQGGDASVVADPSRLPACPFSRVVKATEVGYVGHFDAEGVGRAAMLLGAGRARVDDVIDAGAGLVLAVRVGDRVGMGDELCTMWASSEDLFDSAEERFRHSVQFSDVPVEVPPLIHEL; encoded by the coding sequence ATGAGCGTGACGCCCACCTTCGAAGAGCTCATCGAGCGCAAGCGAGACGGCCACGAGCATCTGCCCGCTGAGATCGACCGCATCGTTCTCGGTTACGCGGCGGGGGAGATGCCCGACTACCAGATGGCGGCTTGGCTCATGGCGACCTACCTTCGCGGCATGTCCTCGGAAGAGACGGTGGCGCTCACCGACGCGATGGTCCGCTCCGGGCGGGTCGTGGACCTGTCGTCCATCCCCGGCGTGAAGGTCGACAAGCATTCGACCGGAGGGGTCGCCGACACGACCACCCTCGTTCTCGCGCCCCTGGTCGCCGCCTGCGGCGTCCCTGTCGCGAAAATGAGCGGACGAGGGCTTGGGCATACGGGAGGAACACTCGACAAACTCGAGTCCATCCCAGGCTTTCGAATCGCGCTGGACCCGGACGAGTTCCTTGAACAGGTTCGACGGGTCGGCATTGCCGTCATCGCACAGTCGCCGGATATCGATCCGGCGGACAAGAAGATGTACGCGCTACGCGACGTGACGGCGACGGTTCCCTCCATTCCGCTCATCGTCGGGTCGATCATCAGCAAAAAGGTCGCCGGTGGTGCCGACGCCATCGTTCTCGACGTCAAGGTCGGCTCCGGGGCGTTCATGAAGACGGAGGCTGACGCCCGGGCGCTGGCGACTGAGCTGACCCGGGTCGGCGAGGCACTCGGCCGCAAGGTCACGTGCCTGCTGACCGATATGGATCAGCCCTTGGGTATGGCCGTGGGCAACTCGTTGGAAGTGGTCGAAGCAATCGAGACCCTGCGTGGCGATGGCCCGGCGGCTCTCACTGAACTGTGTCTGGTGTTCGGCGCCAAGATGCTGGTGCTCGGCGAGCGCGCTGCCGATGAGACCCAGGCGCGCGAAATGCTCCGAGCCGCCATCGACTCCGGCGCGGCCAGCGCGAAGCTGGCGGAATGGATTGCGGCGCAGGGTGGGGACGCGTCAGTGGTGGCGGATCCATCGAGGCTGCCGGCGTGCCCCTTCTCGCGGGTCGTCAAGGCGACGGAGGTCGGGTACGTGGGCCACTTCGACGCCGAAGGCGTCGGTCGGGCTGCGATGCTGCTTGGCGCCGGCAGGGCGAGGGTCGACGATGTGATCGATGCTGGCGCCGGACTCGTGTTGGCAGTCCGGGTGGGGGATCGCGTCGGCATGGGTGACGAGCTGTGCACCATGTGGGCGTCGTCGGAGGACCTCTTTGACTCCGCCGAGGAGCGGTTCCGGCACTCCGTCCAGTTCTCGGACGTCCCGGTTGAGGTCCCCCCGCTGATTCACGAGCTGTA